The uncultured Bacteroides sp. DNA segment AAGCCTCAAAATCGCCATCCTTCTTCAACTGAGCTCTTTTCTCGGCATATTTTTCCACTAGTTTAGCACGCTTAACTTCACGGGCCTTCATTGATTCTTTTGCCATAACAATCAGTCTTTTTTTGCGTTTTTAAACGGTAAACCAAATTCTTTCAGAAGAGCATATCCTTCTTCATCTGTTTCAGCAGAAGTCACAAAGGTAATATTCATACCCAGAATTCTAGTAATACTATCTATATTAATTTCAGGAAAAATAATCTGTTCTTGAATCCCAAGAGTATAATTACCCTTTCCATCAAACTTGCTTTCTATTCCCTTAAAATCTCTAATACGAGGCAGTGCTACACGAACTAATTTCTCCAAGAACTCATACATTCTCTCTCTACGCAGAGTGACCATCACACCGATAGGCATTTTCTTACGCAATTTAAAATTAGCAATATCTTTACGAGAAATAGTAGCAACTGCTTTTTGACCCGTAATAGTCGACATTTCATTAATTGCAACTTCTATTATTTTCTTATCAGCTACAGCCATACCTAAGCCCTGATTGATAACAATCTTCTTAAGTACAGGAATTTGCATTGCTGAAGAATACTCAAATTGTGATTTCAATGCAGGAGCAATACGCTCTGCATATTCTTT contains these protein-coding regions:
- the rplE gene encoding 50S ribosomal protein L5, with product MSNTASLKKEYAERIAPALKSQFEYSSAMQIPVLKKIVINQGLGMAVADKKIIEVAINEMSTITGQKAVATISRKDIANFKLRKKMPIGVMVTLRRERMYEFLEKLVRVALPRIRDFKGIESKFDGKGNYTLGIQEQIIFPEINIDSITRILGMNITFVTSAETDEEGYALLKEFGLPFKNAKKD